ATATAATAATAATTTTTGTTAAAATACTTTCTTTTTGAGTAACACTATTGTCCGGGGCTGTCTGGCGCTGATAGCGCATCAGCCAGCCCGCCTCGACTCCTCGTAAAGCAAAGCAGTTTGCTTGCTTTTTATCGCTCGACCCCTTGCCTTGCACCTGAGTTTACGAATGGTGCGGGGACTCTGGCCCGCTTCGCATCGCCTCAGCGAGGCAGGCATCTTTCTGTAATTGTAAACAAGTATTCAATTCAACATCCGAACTGAACAAGTTACTATATTATATCACATTCGTCAAATTATCTAGGGTGATAGTGTTCTGACGGATGCCCTTCGTCCGCCATTTGTTGTAACGGTATATATAAAATCATCGCCAATAGCTACATCATAACCACCGCGCCACCATCGTTCGTATGCTTTAAGATAAGTACGCAAATTACCGTGGATATCAAAGACTCGAAAATCGGGACCGCCACGTCCGGCAGGTGCAGTGACAATTTCCGGACCGGAAAAATCAGACATAAGCTCCCCGATACTGACGCGGACTCCTCCACGGAATTGTTCGTCATAGGCAAAGAACTGTCCGAGAATTTCACCCCATGGTTTGAAAATCCGCACCTGCGGTCCACCACCTAGACCGGGAGCGGTAATGATCATCGATCTATTCTCAGGAGATGCGGCTATAGCCGCAACATCTACTCCTCCGCGAAAGCTGTCGGCGTAAGCGAAAAATTGATATAGAAGTTTGCCATTAGATTTGAACACTCTAACCTGCGGTCCGCCGCCAGTTAAGGTGCCGGCAACTATTTCCGCCTTTTTATCCCCATTAAGATCAGCGGCGCTGACATTGCCTCCCATTTTGTAGGAATCAGGGTAGGCAAGAAATTCTTTCAACAATTCTCCGCTTTGAGTAAACACGCGGACAAATGCCGACATTCCAGGACCCGGTATTGTGATAATTTCATCATCGCCGTCGCCATCAATATCGCCGGTGGCGACATCTATCCCACCCCGAAAATTTTCAGGATAAGCATAGAATTGCGAAAGCAGTTTTCCTGTCTCAGAAAAGACACGCAAATGCGGGCTTCCACCTGGTCCGGCACCGGTTATTAATTCCTTTCCTTCATATTTATCATTTAAACTACCGGTAGCAACCGATGCCCCTCCCTTAAATTGAGCATATGGTAACAATTCATTCTGAAGGGTTGGTCCCACTACTGGTGAAAATATTTTTGGTGCAGCTAATAATGTTTCGTAAGGATTAATAACATTGCCATCCGGACGGTGAATTTCAAAATGCAAATGGTCTACCGTGTATTCGGCATTACCGCTGTCGCCCATGTAGCCGATCAACTGTCCTTGCTTGACCGGAAGTCGGGGTGCGATGTCTGGTGCGTAAATATCCGGTCCGCTGGCGCGACCATCATCCGTGCCTGGCGAATCATTATTCATATGCAGGTACCAGTATTGATAACCGTCAACACCTTCCAGAATTACAGCATAACCCCAGTATGGTTCAGGGTAATTTACCAATCTGACCGTGCCGTCCATAACAGCAACTAACTCTTGGTGCTTGGTACCAATAATATCAATTCCTTCATGACTTCTACCTCCACTGCGTGCGGCACCGAAATCATTTGAATAGCGCGTCGGTCCTAATACCGGGAATATAATCGTCCGGATATCGGCTGCGTTTGCTGATGTAATAAAAAAAGCGCATGTTCCGACTATGATGCTTGCGCCAAATAAAAGTAATTTCGACATTTTAATATACATATAACAATTCATTATTGTTATTCGATTGAATA
Above is a genomic segment from Patescibacteria group bacterium containing:
- a CDS encoding M23 family metallopeptidase; amino-acid sequence: MYIKMSKLLLFGASIIVGTCAFFITSANAADIRTIIFPVLGPTRYSNDFGAARSGGRSHEGIDIIGTKHQELVAVMDGTVRLVNYPEPYWGYAVILEGVDGYQYWYLHMNNDSPGTDDGRASGPDIYAPDIAPRLPVKQGQLIGYMGDSGNAEYTVDHLHFEIHRPDGNVINPYETLLAAPKIFSPVVGPTLQNELLPYAQFKGGASVATGSLNDKYEGKELITGAGPGGSPHLRVFSETGKLLSQFYAYPENFRGGIDVATGDIDGDGDDEIITIPGPGMSAFVRVFTQSGELLKEFLAYPDSYKMGGNVSAADLNGDKKAEIVAGTLTGGGPQVRVFKSNGKLLYQFFAYADSFRGGVDVAAIAASPENRSMIITAPGLGGGPQVRIFKPWGEILGQFFAYDEQFRGGVRVSIGELMSDFSGPEIVTAPAGRGGPDFRVFDIHGNLRTYLKAYERWWRGGYDVAIGDDFIYTVTTNGGRRASVRTLSP